Sequence from the Papaver somniferum cultivar HN1 unplaced genomic scaffold, ASM357369v1 unplaced-scaffold_17855, whole genome shotgun sequence genome:
CACATATCTTCTCCCACCTTGTTATTGCAAACCAAGGTAGATTTTTACTGTATAAATCCTTCCTTACTTCCTGAGAATCAGTTCTAAAAATTAGTTCTAAAAATCCATTATGCACAACCCATTCTCCTACAACTAGTATTGCAATCACCTCTGCATAGAAGTTTGTAGAGATTCCTATCCCTCCTGAAATTGCCACTACAAATTCACCTGTATAAGTTCTCCCAACTATACCATAGCCAGATATACCTGGATTTCCTCTTGAAGCACCATCACAGCATAGTAGTAATTTACCCTGACTTGGTAGATGGAAATAAACTTCTTTGACTATCAATCTCTTCACCCTTCTGGTCTTCAATACAAACAGTTTGAGAATTTTCAGGTCATATTGACTATTCCACATACATGCTTTCATTCTTGTATCACTGTCAAAGATGCCTTTCATTATCCTCTTCTTAGTAGCATTTATATCACATTTCTCGTTCCCATAAGTGCAGTCATTCCTTAAGAACCATAGTTCCTTCATAGTGATAAAAGAACTCAGCAACC
This genomic interval carries:
- the LOC113337746 gene encoding uncharacterized protein LOC113337746; its protein translation is MKELWFLRNDCTYGNEKCDINATKKRIMKGIFDSDTRMKACMWNSQYDLKILKLFVLKTRRVKRLIVKEVYFHLPSQGKLLLCCDGASRGNPGISGYGIVGRTYTGEFVVAISGGIGISTNFYAEVIAILVVGEWVVHNGFLELIFRTDSQEVRKDLYSKNLPWFAITRWEKICDAVVSWSFTHSYREVNFSADNMANKGVVLSRGEQR